The genomic region CTTCAGCTGTCCGGGAAAGATCCTCCAGATCGCGCACCTTGAGCGAAGGACGTTTGCGAAGTTTCTTCTTTCCAAACACCGTGTCGTAGCTTTCGGTGTCCAGCAGATGCACCCGCTGATAGCGGGCCGATTCGTTCAGCAGCGTGATCGGCAGGTTGGTAGGCTTCATGATCACCTTGTATGGATCTTTGACCGCTTTGCCCATCTCTTCCTGAAACTTTTGCAGTGACTTCTGCGAGATGACGCGTGTGTTGGCGAACCATTTGGGCGTCGGTTCGACACGGGCCACCGTACCACTGTTGACCCACCCTTGGAAGGGAGCCGGCGTTAGAATTTTGCCACGGCGATCACGTTTGGCCTTAAAGTTGCGGTACATTTGCAGCCGCTTGATGGTTGCCTTCGTACGCGGATTGGCCACTCCTTTTAGGCCCTCGGTTGACCGCTCCGGGTTCATGGAGTGTTTCGATTTGTTAATCGACATCTTCCTGGGTGGCCCCGAACGCGAACTTACTTTCGGCATCTTGAAGCTTTGTTGGACTCGTGCTAAGAAATTAAACGATCACTACTAGGTGACTGCTGTTGATATTTCGGCAATATCTAAAAACTGCGCCGCAAAGTAAATGGGTTGTTGATCCTTCGCAACACGCGGCTCGGATATTACGAACAATTCCTGTTGACAGTTACGTTCAAGGTTATTAAAACGAAGCTATACTTGCTTCAGACAAAGGTGACTCAAAAACTCATTTTCATTACAGTAGAACGCCGATTATGCGGGGTAATCGGGTCCGGGCGAACCTCGGATAATCGAGATCCATGGATCATACAAATCTTCATACAAATGTAATTCACACTTACGTTAATAGTACTAGAGCTGACTTGAAAAAAGGAATGTTCTCTAACAACACTAGTATggtaataattaaattattacaaTTAAAATATCAGAAATTGTTTCATAAGCCAGATTTTGCTCAAAGTTGCGGTGATGAAATGTTTAACGTATCTGTTAAGCATTAAAAAGTTCAACAGGGATAATCCGATCTCCGGTAAATCCCCAGATAATCGAAGTTTCACtgtatttattttgtaatttcAGATGCTGTGACATAGAAACCGGTTAAAAATTTAAGGATTTCAAAATTCGTATTTATAAGCGTCATATATGTGACAGTTTACAATTACTGCTCGCGTTTTACGTACGAATATTTATAGAGTGTCAATTAATTTCATCGTCAGTTTTTGTAGTCAATTTGCACAGCCCTTATCATTATTTGTGCTCACGCATTTCCTTACTGTTGCTCACTTCAGTCAAGAGTCAATCCTCTTGTACTGGGGAGTCCGATCTCGAGTGAGATTTGAATCCGCACCGTCAAGGTGGTGAGCCACCGGCGCGCATGGGCCGGTTTTCTAatcggcgctaccgctcggctgtcgctgATCCCTTTTTATTAACTTTATTGCTATAAAAGAAATTACCAACTTCATTGGTATTGAAAATAAGAATaaactatgaaaaataaatctgtATAATAAATTATCTATTAAGTCCATTAATAATAACATTAAGTAAATGTTTTCTCTAATAATAAGTGTTAAAACCCATCTCTATAGAGGtgtgtgcttaattttgcagtTAACTGTGATACTGTGATCTAGTAACCTTGCGAATAAGCTACTTGTCAATCTGGCCAGGCTGCCTAGTTTTGTTTACGGCAAATCTAGAGGAACCTGTTTACTTTCGGAACGTGGACGATCATTCGTAGTCCGCACCTCGTAAGCGGTGGTTGATAGTAATCCTGCCGGTTTCGGTTCCCTCACGAATCTCAAGACATTGAGCATTCGTAtcgcattggaattcgaaccaTCCCCGCTTCGAAAGCGCGTAGTTTGTGCGTAAAGGTGAGAATTTATCCACGTTGGTCAGTTCGGTGGTGttgtctttatttttttttgttgcctttCGTCGCTGCCGTGCATGGTTAAACAAACTTTCTCCTTCGTAATCATCTCCGTGGCGGTGTTGTACTGGCGCAGTCAGCAGTACGTGATTTCATTCACCGTGTTTCTTTTTGGGAAATCTTCACATTTTAGTTTTGCGTAGTGTAATCCATGTAACCCTTGCATTGTTTGCGACGTGTCATACAAGtgcttttttaaatcgtgACGAATGCATCTGGAGTCGGACGCCTTGAAATCGAGCCGCTAAAAAATTTGTTTCGCATCTCACAGTATCAAAGTGCATCAGTCTCGCATTTGTTGTGACGTACCGTGTTGGTCGATGGATCTTCCGATCGGTGCTTCTCGATACGCTGTGCAACCGCAAAATGATAATTTCATCGATGCCCTGATTTATATATTTCCCACTGCGCTGTCCGTGCCCGTTTTTGCCTCATCTGCTCTACCGTGCACAATCGATTTAACCATTTGACCGTTATTTGTTTCAGTTTCATTCGCCTGTGATTCCGAGTTTGATAAGAGAAAGTGTTGGAAGATGATtgcaaaatgaaggaaaaatccGTGGCCTACTAGACCCGGCTACGTATACGCCCGAGTGCGGACCAGTCGTCGGTTTTTCTTCGTCCGCCCTTCCTCCGGGGCCGGCAATTTCTGTGTGGCCTATGTTTTGTTCCGGCACGGTCCCGAACACAGCGCACCTGCAGCAATAATACCTGCATGTGCCGACCGTGAAGCTACATATCACAAAAGTACGTGAACCCCATGTAAAGTGTagtgtatttttcatttaattttctaacGTGTTTTCTACCGCTTTGTGGTTCGATTCTCCAAAAGTAGGTGTAGTGTCCGTTTTCGTGCCTGGCGAGTGATACGTTGTGCAGTGCTTTTGGTTTTGGAGATAAATCCCAAGTTTGCTCTTCGCAATAACCACAATCATGGCTTCCGCCGTTACAGCATCCGAGCaatcaaagaaaaatgttgaatTCATCGTCAAAAATCTATGTGCTGGAGGTAAGCTTTTCGCTTTAGTGATAGcaactattaaattaaatgttatGATAGCTAAGGGTTCGAGGTTTAACATTAGAATTCAAACAGCGGCCATTATGACCTGAATATTTTttggctgaatatttttatcaccgagctagcggaatgatgaagaggTAAAGACAAATtatactaaaaagttaccttttacggatttgaaaaattttcaaaaatgtcgAAGTTATAGCATGTTAAAAAGAGCGATCAAAATTACTGCAAAAAAgcattccaaagcaatgtattctagtgttaaataaGCCtaactcttttttttaaagaatttttttGTCACTAGgttccatttttattattctacatTATGATATTTGTTAGTTGTTACTTTGTTACATTATGTTTCATTATTACTCATGTGTGATTTACCGATGTGAGATGACcaattgttgaaaaatttttaaaattactttGTAGATCGAATGTAAAAAATTGCACAGACcagtaatacaaaaaaaaaattaatgtgTTTCCTCTccaaaaatgtgcaaaataaatataaaaaatatgctgGGGGCAGTTGTGCAAAGTTAGCTGCTATGgttttgtagtttttaaaAGCCAAACCCGTTAATTTTacggtttgttttaattagtgACTTCCTACTTTATTATTCTGTGTTATGATATTGGCTTGTTTATATGTTTTTGCTGcttataatttattcataagTATGTAGATAAATCTgttagaaaatatttcaaattaatcaatttaatGATCAGCTAATGTGTAGGCTTGGGGCTTTAAAATCTCAACGTCAGAATCTTGTATTTGGAATGTAAATATTTCGCCctgaccaaaaataaaaaaagtgtttgtaaaaTGTGTTGGCTCTtggtattaaattttacgagtttattttcattatttgttcCAGTTAATATAAATTTTGCTGCATCCTCGTatgatttttgatttttaaaccATGTATGGTAAAATAGAATAATATCTAAAAGTTTCCAAATAGCATAATTAAGAATAACAGTAAtttggtttgaaaacattgtTGGCATTGTTAAAAAGTTAATTGCGGCTCAAACTTAGATCCTTGAGCAAGATTCATTTCTTGCCGTTGACCGAAAtttgatttagaggaagtttATTACTAGTTTTATCTTCATTACATCTCCTCCAACGTTCCCAACGGTGCATTACCAGACCAGACGTTcgttaaatattaatttccatCTAAGAAGCAATACATTTCCATTGTCATGCTTGTGTTTTCACACATTTCGTTTATTGCGCTACGATGAGGCACGCAAGACATAAATGGTCAGTTAAGAAAACCAGTTTTTGTAGctatttttctcttcgttcGGATGATGTCGTTTGTCGCGTACCGGTACTGCATTGTCACTTTCcatttcagttttcttttctgtccACTTGCTTGCGACCTTCGGATGGAAGCAAACGAGCCacagtttgtttcgtttagaGTCGATTTCGTCTGTTTATTGTTAGCACATTACTTTATTCGCGGGGCGTAAATGGTGTGATAAATATTAAACGGTGCCTCTGACTCATCAGATCCGTAAAAGAATCAAGGGCTTTCGATCTTTTaaatttcgttgaattttaattatttactgaactaattaaatttacatcaaaacaaaagacCAGAAATCAGTAATTTTGAAACTAATCTCTCGTATTTGTCCATTTCTACATCGGCAGGTGTGGCCGGGATGTGTTCCAAAACGGCCGTCGCTCCTCTCGACCGTATCAAGATTTTGCTACAGGCACACTCCATACACTACAAGCATCTCGGCGTCTTCAGTGGACTGAAGCACATCGTCAAGATGGAGTCCTTCTTCGCACTGTACAAGGGTAATGGCGCCCAGATGGTACGAATATTTCCGTATGCAGCTACTCAGTTCACTGCGTTCGAGGTGTACAAGAAGGTAAGAGCAACAGCGTATTGAAGTACCAACCGGATCAATAAACGTTATCCATTGAAGTGATGTTAATTTTTGGTGGAATCGCTTACGGATTTCTTTAGTTGAAAAgatagttaaaaataaacgatcgtCCATTTTCATAGACCTAGGATCTGAAATTAGCCTGTTTGGGATCATTTATTTCGACGAAAACGATTGACAAATTGATTGAATCCATTGAAAATTAATGCTAGACGACAAATGAAACGATcgtcaaataataaaatctgTATGAGATTCCACCTATTGTTTTATTCTTAGAGGATACTTGCTCGATATTTTATATCCATTTGAAGATTAGTAATAATTTCTCTGAAATGAagatattatttaaaaatataaaaaaaatagtggACTTTAAAGGGGAGTTTCCGCTATTCAATAatgtaaaaaatggaaaacttgtaTTTTCGATAAAATCCCAATTGATATTACAAACTACCCTTCGAAATAAGGAAAAGTATAACCAATAGATGGAGAATTAGACTAGCCAACTGGTCCAACTTCAACATCATGAGTtaagttcttcttcttcttggcgtaacgacctcttggtcatgcctgcccgttaagggcttacgagacttgtttccctgttgtagtacgtggatagtcagtcctctcgtacagggcagggtccggtctcggttgggattcgaacccacgccgtcgaggtggtgagccccggcgctcatgagcCGATGAGTTAAGTTatttcgaaaataaataaagaaatgtaaaatgtTGTTAACAATTTAAACTACCCCAGATCGGACATTTTCATCACAAACGATTGAATTATTATCTATGTTTCTTTAATATTTCCTAAAGTATTatcgaaatttttcatttccgccCGATCAGCAATCGATCAGTTTGTGGTGCAGatcatttaaaaatgtatgttaGTAAAACAAATAGCACCGTGTTTTGGCGCAATTTGAGTAAAATAGTtgataatttatattttataatcatttattattaatttgaattttccaaTGAGCATTAAAATTTCTCCGtttctgaaaaaaataaaataaaataaaatttctccGCATCGGACTCAAATATATTTCCTTCTCTTTGGATCGCCATCCAACAGTATCTTGGTAAAGCTTTGGGCCCCAACCTACCGATCAAGCACGCGGACAAATTCATCGCAGGTGCCGCCGCGGGTGTGACCGCTGTTACTTTGACGTACCCACTGGACACGATACGAGCGCGGTTGGCGTTTCAGGTGACCGGAGAGCACCGGTACAACGGTATTGCCCATACCGCTATCACAATCTTCCGGACGGTAAGTGTGCCAGGACTGAAACGCTCCTTGTGTATACAATGTCTGCCACGCAACGGAACTCTAGCCGCTGAACTTTGGGGTCGATGATTACGATTACGCTCATCTGCCCGTCATGATGCGATTTAAGCACGCGAACGTTTTGAAAGTGACatattcaaacatgaaaataaccTTTGTTTTCCAACGTGTCTACTACCACAGGAAGGAGGACTGCGAGCGCTGTACCGCGGTTTCGTACCCACGCTGATGGGTATGGTTCCGTACGCTGGCTTTTCCTTTTACTGCTTCGAAATGCTCAAGTTTGTCTGCATGAAGTATGCACCGGGCGTGACGTGTAAAAAATGCGACCGAAACACTGGTAAGAGATTGAATTGATCATTATTTGTTTACGCGTTTCACAACtaatgatttttcaatttttgttttttttttttattaggaGGCTTAGTTCTTACCGTCCCAGCGAAGCTGCTGTGCGGTGGGTTTGCCGGTGCGGTAGCGCAGTCCTTCTCTTATCCGCTGGACGTGACGCGAAGGCGGATGCAGCTGGCAATGATGAATCCGGAAACAGCCAAGTTCGGGTAAGCAACCCTGTTTGTACTGATCACCAACGTACCATGGCTATCTCTCCATTCATGGCATTCGTTTTCTCGTtcccattcattcattcattcccgCAGCCGATGACGTGTGTAAGGGTTGACAACCCTTTTACTGCTTTACCTTTTCGAAAGGGCGGTCCTGCCCCATGTATTTATTTCCTCAGACAATCGATCCTTCTGCGTTGGGAAACCAAAGTGGGTGCATTTGCATTCGCAATTGCATAACAATCGCCCCCCAAATCGTACAGTGGGATGGGCAATCGGGAAACGATAGTTTAGAAGACTGCTGGTACGATTTGATCCTTCTGAAAGCGTAACCATTTCAGGGGTTATTCGATTCATGTTCGTCCATGATAatatgtattttgtttttgttttctcctaaattattgtttgttaatgttatttgtttatctACCCTCAATTTTTGCAGGGATACTCAATTGGTAGATATCGATGATAGTtcaaaaatgtatggactgagtttttttaaaagtccATAGATTTTGATTGAACTTTATGTTTTTGAACTAATAGTCGGTATATAACAACAGGTTTTTTCTCAACTGAAATGCATTAAATGTTCTTAGATatcactttttttatttttccacagtTGCAAAATATATCGTGGAATATATTGCTGTTTCGAAAACCccttcatatttttattttcactggaTGAATTAAGAGTAATGAAATATTGGTTACTGAAATGGACCAAAACTTGTAGGCTAAAGAGATATTTGGGCAACATAGTTGGGTAAAAGTACAATTCAATTCAACGCTGACGTCTTTTCCATTGTGTATAGCTATTGCTCGCACATATACAGCGGACCCAATGACCTAAGGAAGTGACGCACGGATACTATCTCATCTCGACCTCAGTTTTTGCATATTTCACTTCATCTCTCATTCAGTCGAAAGCCGCCCCACCATGGGGTCCGACACATAGGAAGCCCTTGACCAACACCGGTCTTCGGCCACGTGTGAAATGGTAGGCCACGTTGCAAaaggttactttaaaattcaaaaattcACTCTCACCTCCAGTAGCTTCGTTTCGAGGTTAGCCGGTCATGACTTGTTTGtcctttttctgtttgtttctttttctttttttctcttgccgAACGCACAGCTTCTTTCGGGTACAATCTACAAGCTACTCGCAACAGATAAGAAACTTTCTCGTCGGGCTACCCGATTGCCGATCGCCATATCGACACTCTAGCCCAGCCAGCACCAGATTGGTCAATAGGCTGATATTTTCAACTCCATAAGATGCCACCGGGATGCCACGGGGAGTGGATGCTTTTTGCCTATGCATCTTTGACCAGAAACTCACTTCGTTGGCGGTGTAAATGGAGGCCAGGGAAGGCCATTAAGCAAACGCTTTGACGAAAACGCATGGCATTCGAATAATGCCATCGGCCGCCCTCTGCCCCGCTTCGGAGTTGTGTAATGCACGATTGGATGGCACATTTTTCAACCGCATTCCAAAGCCGTTGAGCTGTCTTTTCTCCACCATCGCGACAACCTGTTGTAggtgattttttcttcccgtcATCCCCTGGGCTTGGCTTTTTGGACTTTTCGTATCGTGCGGTGTTCACAGACACACAAACTCACATACACGCATACACTTGCACACATAGTCTCCCGGATGCTTAAAAATCACCTCAGTTAGGTCATTATCTTCCGCGTGTCCCACGCTGTGGCGGCTAGCGGCGAATATTTTCTAGCTTTTGGGCGCACAACACCAGTTGTGATTGTTCTGAAGAAGCGAACGAGGAATTCACGCTAAAACTGGTTTGGTACCAGTTCCATCGCGCATTGCTTCGCACAGGTGCTTCATTTATCGTGCTCCTTCTCGACTGGAGAAGATTAGTTTGGTCAAATCCACTACTCTCACCACGTCGCCCAAAGCGGGCGGGTCAGAAACGGCCGTTTTTTAGGCTATTATTGACGATATTTAAGATACGGCTTTCATTCTTCTGTGATTGATTTCTCACCGGATGATGAACTGAATCAAATTCGTTGAACATGGACATTTTAAGCTTTTTGTCAATGAATGATAAGCTTTTCGAAGGGTATATTTTGTCTCATGGTcaactttttttgtgtttattttagaaattaaatttattaacacTAGTTTAAGCATGTCCCGTTCTTTGACGTGTTATTTCCCATGAcgataaaagaaaacccatGAGGATGACGTCATTGGCTTTTTTCCGGGCATATTCATCAATACCCTAAAGTTTAAGCCTTCTCAAATGATGGCACGTCTTAAGATCGCGTCAGCAGCTTCTCAAGCTTAAATTAATTAAGCCACTGATGGAGCTGATTTCATTCCCTCGTAGCACGAAGCCATTGGCGTTGAGATGAAGAAATAGTGCCATTAGCTGTCCATCGCGCAAAAGCACATTTATTTCAGCATTAGTTTAATGCTCATGTTTCTGCCCCTCCGAAAAGATATTTACCTTTAATCGATACTAACTTTTTCTATGTTTCATTCTCTTCCCCTACTGTTTTCGCTTTCGgtgcaaaaaccaaaaatgatGAACGCTGGTGATGGtaacggtggtggtgtggtaACATCTTGCAATGGGTTTGCGTCGTCTCTGCCAACACGGTTTCTGCTTCTCCATCGGTGGTGTCAACACGAAACGTACCACAACGAATCGACTAACAAAACTCTCGTCCCTATGATGCGCGTAACTCTAATTACTTCTCTACGCCGTGGCGTCGATCGGTTGTTACATCGATTTTCTTGCTGTTCatctacaaacaaacaaatgaaaaaaatatatatatatgtgcaCCACGCGTTCTGCAACTACACCACCGAATGGCGATTGTCACGCTTGGTGGCTCACTTCGTGTTTTTACTTTCTGTGGTCGGTTATGTGTTGGACATGGGGGTGCTTTGCCTGTAATGAATTACTCTTAACTTGCCGCTTCGATGAAATCACGCCGGTGTACGATACTAACGGTAACGGTGGTCCTCATGGGATGCAATGATCGCTTGTAACAATCCCGTGACATACGTGAATAGGAGGTGGGTATTGGTGGTGGTATGCTTGTGATTCTGTCCCCGTACTCTTCTTCTGATTTTTTTGTGTATGCGCTTGGCAGTAGATTCGAAGTGATTGATTTATATTGCTGTAACTATTTACTAACATCTCCTA from Anopheles coustani chromosome 3, idAnoCousDA_361_x.2, whole genome shotgun sequence harbors:
- the LOC131260222 gene encoding solute carrier family 25 member 16-like yields the protein MASAVTASEQSKKNVEFIVKNLCAGGVAGMCSKTAVAPLDRIKILLQAHSIHYKHLGVFSGLKHIVKMESFFALYKGNGAQMVRIFPYAATQFTAFEVYKKYLGKALGPNLPIKHADKFIAGAAAGVTAVTLTYPLDTIRARLAFQVTGEHRYNGIAHTAITIFRTEGGLRALYRGFVPTLMGMVPYAGFSFYCFEMLKFVCMKYAPGVTCKKCDRNTGGLVLTVPAKLLCGGFAGAVAQSFSYPLDVTRRRMQLAMMNPETAKFGMGMWKTLSIIYNENGIIKGLYRGMSINYLRAIPMVAVSFSTYEVLKQALKLDTGMKI